The DNA segment TTTGAATAAACGGGCGTGCAGCACTACTCCAGATTCTTTGCTGGCGCTCTGAAAACGGTACCATGCAGATCGGCTTGTGATTCGATAAGCCGTTTGGCCACATCACGGGCTATCTCGATGGTCTCGCTAATAGTCCGGCCTTGTGCCACCAAGCCTTGTATGGAATCAGAAGTAGCGAGATAATATCCTTCAGGCAGTTTTTCAATGTAAAGGTTTAGTAGCTTTTCCATTTTTCGTATTTTGTCGTTACGCCATTGCAAAAATTGTAGTGCATTTCTTTGTTAAGACAAATATACATTTCTATTTCAAGCGAACGATTAGCATAGTAGCCTCGTGTCGCGGAACGAGGCTACTATAATCCATAACCGTCCTCCTGATAGCAGCGCAGAGAAGAGAAGAATCCGGTGCTTGAATAAACAGGCGTGCAGCACCCCACCAGATCCTTCGCTGGCGCTCTGGATGACTTGGGTTTTGCTGTCGGCTTTTAAGCACAAATCGCTTATCCCTGCCTTTATCCTATAACCGCAAACACCTGTTCCACCGAAATTTTCAATTCAGGAAAAATAACCGAAATTACCTGGACACCGCCAGCGGGATACGAATTTATCCGACTATAACGGCCCTGTTCATCCAAAGAATAAACCTCTACTTCCCTTTCTTCAGGAAAAACAATCCAATATTCTCTAACACCAGAGTTTTGATAAAGAAGTAATTTATCCCGGGTGTCAAGTTTTACAGAGTGGGGTGAGATAATTTCGATAATGAGATCGGGCGGGCCTATTGCTCCCCTTTCATACAGTTTCTTCAAATCACAAAAAGCTGAAATATCAGGTTGCACTACGGTGGTTATTTCGTCATCCTGCTGGTCCTTTACCAGTCTTAAATTCGGTTTCAGCCTAACATCGAAAGGCGCCATGTATGTTTTGCAGTCCTTCTCTGCCAAGTGTGCATCAATGATCTTGACCAGGTGGAATATCAGGTCCTGGTGGATGCGCAGGGGTGCGGCCTGCATTTCGAAAGGAATTCCTTCTATGAGTTCCCAGCGCTTGCCATCATTCCAGGTAAGGTAGTCAGCGTAGGTATATCGTTTGTCCGTATTGTGCCGGATTTGCATGTCAATGTCATTTCTGCGAATTTCTTAAAAATTGCAATAGGCAAAGACAGAAAAGTGAAAAATTAGACTGTTTTTCCCGATTCAACGTTCGCCACGCTACCTCGTCCTGATCGCAGCGCAGCGGAGAGAAGAATCCGATGCTTGAATAAACGGGCGTTCAGCACTCCACCAGATCCTTCGCTGGCGCTCAGGATGACGTGGGTTGGGCTACGTAAGAAATCTTGGCTTTGTTTTCAAGCCCAAGACTTTAAGGTCCAATCTTCTTGGTATCTTTGTGTCTTAAAGAGTGCCAATACCATACTCCATGAGAATCATAGCCCTGAATTTATTTGGAATTATCTTTAGCCATTTGCTCTCTGCACAGTCGGAACTGGTGTGGGCGAAACATTTCCCGGGATCAAGCGATATGCGATGTGAAGGAAGTGCAATAGTGGCAGACAAGAACGGAAATGTATATAGCACCGGCTGGTTTATCGGAACGGTGGATTTTGACCCCGGACCCAACACCTATAACCTCTCCGCTGTGGATCAAAACCTGTTCATATCAAAATTAGATTCCGATGGAAATTTTCTATGGGCGGTTCAGACCCAAAACATTGGAACTGCCAGAAGTTACGGCACCGCCATTTCATTGGATAAGGATGAAAATATAGTTGTTACAGGGAGTTTTCATGAGCAAGTGGATTTTGATTCTAGAACTGGACCGTATATTATGAACGGGCCTACTAGTGAAAACTCGGCAGATATTTTTATCACCAAATTCAACAAAAATGGCAATTTTATTTGGGCTAAACAATTGTTGGGAACCATTGGCAGTAATTATCCCTATTCGCTCGCTATTGACGCTTTTGGTAATATTCATATTTCTGGTGAATTTAGAAATACTGTTGATTTTGATCCCGGACCGGGAATTTTTAGCCTAACTTCTTCTGATTATAGAAATGGATTTGTTCTAAAATTAGATGCTGACGGTAATTTTAATTGGGTCGGAATTATTCTTAAAGGATCAGATGGCCCTGTTTCAGTCATTTCAATGGATATAGATTCTGATGGAAATGTCTATATAACTGGAAGCTTCTACGGCACAGTTGATATTGATCCGGCATCCGGCACCCATAGCATTACAGCTACCGGTCAAAGTGATTTATTTGTTTCAAAATTAAATCCAGGAGGAAACCTGATTTGGGTAAAAACAATCGGTGGTAATGACCGGGTTGTGAGTTCTTCTATAGCATTAGACAGCAAAGAAAACATTTATATTTCAGGAGCTTACATTGGAACAGCGGACTTTGATCCAGGTAATGCCATAAAAAGTATGACCTCGTCTGGAGCTTATTTCTTAACTAAACTCGATAAAGATGGAAATTTTCTTTGGGTGAAGAATATGATTGATCAATCAAAAATATATGGTGGAACAAATACTGTTTTTATAGACCAGGCCGATAATGTTTTCCTTACCGGGATATTTCAAAACACATCAGACTTTGATCCGGGACCTGGAAATCATAATCTATCTGCCCGAAACAACTTTGATTATTTTATTACCAAACTGGACCCCTTCGGAAATTTTGAATATGCAGGACATATTGAATCTTTGCCCGGTCACCTCCTCTGGAGGCAACTTCCAATAACCTTTTTTAACGACTTCATTTATGCTCTTGGCGATATTCAGGGAACCGGAGATGTAGATCCGGGGTCGGATTCTTTTTTAATTTCATCCACTGGTTATTCAGAT comes from the Bacteroidia bacterium genome and includes:
- a CDS encoding DUF1902 domain-containing protein, whose translation is MEKLLNLYIEKLPEGYYLATSDSIQGLVAQGRTISETIEIARDVAKRLIESQADLHGTVFRAPAKNLE
- a CDS encoding Uma2 family endonuclease; this encodes MQIRHNTDKRYTYADYLTWNDGKRWELIEGIPFEMQAAPLRIHQDLIFHLVKIIDAHLAEKDCKTYMAPFDVRLKPNLRLVKDQQDDEITTVVQPDISAFCDLKKLYERGAIGPPDLIIEIISPHSVKLDTRDKLLLYQNSGVREYWIVFPEEREVEVYSLDEQGRYSRINSYPAGGVQVISVIFPELKISVEQVFAVIG